In Rhodothermus profundi, the following are encoded in one genomic region:
- the trkA gene encoding Trk system potassium transporter TrkA: protein MRVVIIGAGEVGFDVARILSLEQHDVVVVDTDPTVLEQVAQRLDVLTVQGSGTSIHTLEATGIREADMLIAVTAIDEVNLIACMMADRLGVATTVARVRSDVLGRAESVLKASELGIDLLIHPEESTAAEIVRLIRRAGATDVLNFCDGRLQLVGMRLDPQAPVLGRSLRELAAELAPLRFRVMAISRGFRTILPHGDERLQRNDQIFVLARPGEIPVIARAMGKLEAPIQRIMILGGTKVGAYVARQLGREKNRQIKLIEPDREQAERLAERLEHVLVLHGDVTDIDLLVSEGLGEMDAFVAVTDDEESNLVTCLMAKHLGVRKTVALLSKTAYVPISQTIGLDAAVSQKLAVSREILRFLRGRHVLSVATVYGLNAEILEIEAKPRAPVVRKPLKALKLPRGVLIGALLRDGQVEIATGDTQIQAGDRAIVFVTPEQLAEVERLFDNR, encoded by the coding sequence ATGCGTGTGGTGATTATCGGGGCCGGTGAAGTCGGGTTCGATGTGGCCCGTATTCTGTCGCTGGAGCAGCATGATGTGGTGGTGGTCGATACGGATCCCACCGTGCTGGAGCAGGTAGCGCAGCGGCTGGATGTGCTGACCGTGCAGGGGAGCGGCACGTCCATCCACACGCTCGAGGCCACCGGCATTCGCGAAGCCGACATGCTGATTGCCGTGACGGCTATTGACGAAGTGAACCTGATTGCCTGCATGATGGCCGACCGGCTGGGCGTAGCGACCACGGTGGCCCGCGTGCGCTCCGATGTGCTGGGACGGGCCGAGTCGGTGCTGAAGGCGAGTGAGCTGGGCATTGATCTGCTCATTCATCCCGAAGAAAGTACGGCGGCAGAGATTGTCCGCTTAATCCGGCGCGCCGGGGCAACCGACGTGCTGAACTTCTGCGATGGACGCCTGCAACTGGTGGGCATGCGCCTGGACCCGCAGGCGCCCGTGCTGGGACGGTCGCTCCGCGAGTTAGCGGCTGAGTTGGCTCCGCTGCGCTTTCGGGTGATGGCCATCAGCCGGGGGTTTCGTACAATCCTGCCGCATGGCGACGAACGACTGCAGCGTAACGATCAGATTTTTGTGCTGGCACGTCCCGGAGAAATCCCCGTGATCGCCCGCGCTATGGGGAAGCTGGAGGCACCCATTCAGCGCATCATGATCCTGGGGGGCACCAAGGTAGGGGCCTATGTGGCGCGTCAGCTTGGCCGCGAAAAGAATCGACAGATCAAGCTCATTGAACCGGATCGCGAGCAGGCAGAACGACTGGCTGAAAGGCTGGAGCATGTGCTCGTGCTGCACGGCGACGTTACCGACATTGATCTGCTGGTCAGTGAAGGGCTGGGGGAAATGGACGCCTTCGTAGCCGTTACAGACGACGAGGAGTCGAACCTTGTGACCTGTTTGATGGCCAAGCATCTGGGCGTGCGCAAGACGGTTGCCTTGCTGTCTAAGACCGCCTACGTACCGATCAGCCAGACCATCGGGCTGGATGCAGCGGTCAGCCAGAAGCTGGCTGTTTCACGCGAAATCTTACGATTCCTGCGGGGGCGCCATGTCCTCAGCGTAGCTACCGTGTACGGGCTGAATGCTGAGATTCTGGAAATTGAAGCCAAGCCGCGAGCACCTGTGGTTCGCAAGCCGCTCAAAGCCCTCAAACTGCCCCGGGGCGTACTGATTGGCGCGCTGCTGCGTGATGGTCAGGTGGAAATTGCCACCGGCGACACTCAGATTCAGGCAGGAGACCGGGCGATCGTGTTCGTGACGCCCGAGCAACTGGCCGAGGTGGAACGGCTGTTCGACAATCGCTGA
- a CDS encoding TrkH family potassium uptake protein: protein MVLNLQALAATLGALLGFLAVALLLPAGVALVYGEPHWQPFVLSALLTAAVGGLLWLLGGRRPHEPGIREGFAIVALAWLVLALFGALPFVLGGVLAYTDAFFETMSGFTTTGATILGGARTPEIESLPRAYLFWRSLAHWLGGMGIIVLTLAILPILGVGGMQLFKAEVPGPTADKLTPRVRETARRLWLIYVGLTALEMLLLLPVMDWFDALNHAFATMATGGFSTKNGSIGQFGSAYVEWVITLFMLLAGANFALHYRLLHGQWRSVVQDTELRVYLLIVAGATVLITLGIWAPLQSEGNYQTYPALTDALRHAAFQAASIITTTGFGTADYEQWSPLAVGVLFLLFFVGGMAGSTGGGIKVVRHVLLFKNSFRELKQLVHPRAIVPVRLNGRMVSDEVMRNVLSFFVLYFGLLGVGTLALSAQGVDLLSAFGAALSCLGNIGPAFGAMGPAENYAHLPGLAKWVLAVLMLIGRLEIFTVLILVTRAFWRR from the coding sequence ATGGTTTTAAATCTGCAGGCGCTGGCAGCCACGCTGGGGGCGTTGCTGGGCTTTCTAGCGGTTGCTCTGCTGCTGCCGGCTGGCGTTGCCCTGGTCTACGGAGAACCTCACTGGCAGCCATTTGTCCTCTCCGCACTTTTGACGGCCGCCGTAGGAGGCCTGCTCTGGCTACTTGGCGGACGCCGTCCCCATGAACCTGGCATCCGAGAAGGGTTTGCCATTGTAGCGTTGGCGTGGCTGGTGCTTGCGCTTTTCGGGGCGCTGCCTTTTGTGCTGGGCGGCGTACTGGCCTACACGGATGCCTTTTTTGAGACGATGAGTGGCTTTACCACGACGGGAGCTACAATCCTGGGGGGCGCGCGCACGCCGGAGATCGAATCGCTGCCGCGGGCCTATTTGTTCTGGCGAAGTCTGGCGCACTGGCTGGGCGGAATGGGCATCATTGTGCTGACGCTGGCGATTCTGCCCATTCTGGGCGTAGGGGGCATGCAACTGTTCAAAGCCGAAGTGCCCGGTCCAACGGCAGACAAACTAACGCCGCGTGTTCGAGAGACTGCCCGCCGTCTGTGGCTGATTTACGTGGGCCTTACCGCGCTGGAGATGCTGTTGCTACTGCCTGTTATGGACTGGTTTGACGCCCTCAATCATGCCTTTGCCACCATGGCTACGGGCGGCTTTTCAACCAAGAACGGCTCGATCGGGCAGTTTGGCTCGGCCTATGTCGAGTGGGTGATTACCCTGTTTATGCTGCTGGCAGGTGCTAACTTTGCGCTGCACTATCGCCTGCTGCATGGCCAGTGGCGCTCGGTGGTGCAAGACACCGAACTGCGCGTCTATCTGCTTATTGTAGCGGGAGCTACCGTACTGATTACCCTGGGTATCTGGGCGCCGCTCCAGTCTGAAGGAAACTACCAGACGTATCCGGCACTGACCGATGCGCTCCGGCACGCCGCCTTTCAGGCCGCCTCGATTATCACCACAACGGGCTTTGGCACGGCCGACTACGAGCAATGGTCGCCGCTGGCAGTAGGCGTGTTGTTTCTGCTGTTTTTTGTAGGCGGTATGGCTGGATCAACCGGAGGCGGGATCAAGGTAGTGCGACACGTGCTGCTTTTCAAGAACTCGTTTCGCGAATTGAAACAGCTCGTGCATCCCCGGGCGATTGTGCCGGTGCGGTTGAATGGCCGTATGGTCAGTGATGAGGTGATGCGTAACGTCCTTTCCTTTTTTGTCTTGTACTTTGGGCTGCTGGGCGTAGGAACGCTGGCGCTAAGTGCTCAGGGCGTAGATCTGCTGAGTGCGTTTGGGGCTGCGCTGTCCTGTCTGGGAAATATCGGACCGGCATTTGGTGCTATGGGACCGGCGGAGAACTACGCGCATCTTCCAGGGCTGGCCAAATGGGTGCTGGCCGTGTTGATGCTGATCGGACGGCTGGAGATCTTCACTGTGTTGATTCTGGTAACGCGGGCTTTCTGGCGACGTTAA